The Geitlerinema sp. PCC 9228 genome contains the following window.
TCGGAGGATGGTTGAAGTGGCTGCTACCAGGATTGTTGGTGAAACGGTGGTTGCTAGTCAGTGCTGCAGGGGTCTTGCTCACCAGTTTGGGAATTGCCATTTGGGTGAAACTAACTCCAGTTTTCCACATCATCCAGTTTGTAGAAACCGTTTTAGCCCAAATCACCTCCGTCATTCCCAGCTACGTCAGCGGTCCGATGGCCATGATTCTGGGATTGCTGCTGGTTTTCTGGGGTCAAACCCGTACCTTTGGTTCCATCACCGAAGTCTTGCATCCCGACGGCGATGAAGAATTGGTAGACATGCTGCTAACCCACCGCCGCCTGCACAAAGGTCCGAAAATTGTCGCTATTGGTGGGGGAACTGGTCTTTCCACCTTGCTGCGGGGACTCAAACAGTATAGCGCCAATATTACCGCTGTGGTAACCGT
Protein-coding sequences here:
- a CDS encoding gluconeogenesis factor YvcK family protein, which produces MSRNQFKKAFRSLRQDSRQHRFGGWLKWLLPGLLVKRWLLVSAAGVLLTSLGIAIWVKLTPVFHIIQFVETVLAQITSVIPSYVSGPMAMILGLLLVFWGQTRTFGSITEVLHPDGDEELVDMLLTHRRLHKGPKIVAIGGGTGLSTLLRGLKQYSANITAVVTVADDGGSSGRLRREMGVLPPGDLRNCIAALADEEKLLTELFQYRFRNGKGLEGHSFGNLFLTAMSDVTGDLEQGIATS